The bacterium genome includes a region encoding these proteins:
- a CDS encoding peptidoglycan DD-metalloendopeptidase family protein, with product MACSIGAKKPREYLIKRVVMALACLFVLYGRFTGVPQAHATLLDDIKAEIQRKEEEIRQLEVNKKQFEGTIAEKQKAQRTLKNEIARLVAEVERLSVQQRITTAEIHKTELTIQSLQSQITQTQGNIETQRTRMSVLLRTMRERADEHKTLLSVILQDASLSIFLSQLAYAESLQDKLLNETKALKQNKIELENEESTLSGKKDELQELRGRLLAEQTAKNSQQKQKSTILTVTKNEEKKFKEFLSEAEKKRQEILKDIKELEDKLRHTIDPASLPAFRPGVLEWPVRGIVSQEYGDTDDTGFQNDAYEFHNGIDVAGQTGTPIRAAREGVIKALGNNSPYAYGKWIAVDHGNNLTTLYAHLSSQVAKQGTTIKKGQVIGYMGATGYATGPHLHFTAYASNTFITEQRWFGLLPLGGSINPRNYLP from the coding sequence ATGGCATGCTCTATTGGCGCAAAAAAACCTCGAGAATACCTCATAAAGCGCGTTGTCATGGCGCTAGCCTGTCTTTTTGTTCTCTATGGCCGGTTCACAGGCGTCCCGCAGGCGCACGCAACGCTTTTAGATGACATCAAAGCAGAAATTCAGCGTAAAGAAGAAGAGATCCGCCAACTCGAGGTCAATAAAAAACAATTCGAGGGAACGATAGCAGAGAAGCAGAAGGCCCAGCGTACACTGAAAAATGAGATTGCAAGACTTGTGGCAGAGGTCGAGCGACTTTCCGTTCAGCAACGCATTACTACGGCGGAGATCCATAAAACCGAGCTTACAATCCAGTCTCTGCAATCTCAAATTACGCAAACCCAAGGAAATATTGAAACGCAAAGAACCCGTATGAGCGTGCTACTTCGCACGATGCGGGAACGAGCCGATGAGCACAAAACCTTGCTTTCCGTCATTTTGCAGGACGCCTCACTGTCCATCTTTTTGAGCCAACTTGCCTACGCGGAGAGCCTACAAGATAAACTGCTGAATGAGACAAAGGCGCTAAAACAAAATAAGATTGAGCTTGAAAATGAAGAATCGACTCTCTCGGGAAAGAAAGACGAGCTTCAAGAACTGCGAGGGCGCCTCCTGGCCGAGCAAACGGCAAAAAACTCACAGCAGAAGCAAAAGTCAACAATTCTTACCGTAACGAAAAATGAAGAAAAGAAATTCAAAGAGTTTCTCTCGGAAGCGGAAAAAAAGCGTCAAGAGATCCTCAAGGATATCAAAGAACTTGAAGATAAGCTCCGCCACACTATTGATCCGGCAAGCCTTCCCGCATTCCGTCCAGGCGTGCTTGAATGGCCCGTGAGAGGCATTGTATCGCAGGAATACGGGGATACCGATGATACAGGGTTCCAGAACGATGCATACGAATTTCACAACGGCATTGACGTTGCGGGACAAACCGGAACACCCATCCGTGCCGCTCGGGAAGGCGTTATAAAGGCCTTAGGGAACAATTCACCGTACGCTTACGGCAAGTGGATCGCAGTAGACCACGGAAACAATCTCACTACGCTCTATGCGCATTTGTCGTCGCAAGTGGCAAAACAGGGGACTACCATCAAAAAAGGCCAGGTAATCGGCTATATGGGCGCTACGGGCTATGCCACGGGGCCGCATCTCCATTTCACGGCATACGCTTCAAATACGTTCATTACCGAACAACGCTGGTTCGGTCTCTTGCCGTTGGGAGGATCGATAAATCCAAGGAACTATCTTCCGTAA
- the rplL gene encoding 50S ribosomal protein L7/L12 has product MSEDENIEVPAKFQKLVDEVSKMSVMDLSELVKVLEKKFGVSAAAPMMQMAAIPQGGAGAGEEAQEKTSFNVVLTSGGGTKIAVIKVVREATGLGLKESKDLVDGAPKNVKEGLDKAAAEELKKKLEEAGATVELK; this is encoded by the coding sequence ATGTCTGAAGATGAAAACATTGAAGTTCCGGCAAAGTTTCAGAAACTTGTTGACGAGGTGTCAAAGATGAGCGTTATGGATCTTTCGGAACTGGTGAAGGTGCTGGAGAAAAAGTTCGGTGTTTCCGCAGCCGCCCCCATGATGCAAATGGCCGCCATACCACAGGGTGGCGCCGGAGCAGGGGAGGAGGCCCAAGAAAAGACCAGCTTTAATGTGGTACTAACATCGGGCGGAGGAACTAAGATCGCCGTTATCAAAGTGGTACGCGAAGCCACGGGGTTGGGCCTTAAGGAATCTAAAGACCTGGTGGATGGCGCCCCCAAGAATGTGAAGGAGGGCTTGGACAAGGCTGCGGCCGAGGAGCTCAAGAAGAAGCTTGAAGAGGCAGGTGCTACGGTTGAGTTGAAATAA
- the rplJ gene encoding 50S ribosomal protein L10, giving the protein MPLLHSEKENIISSAATALKGARMVIFADFKGISVKKSQVFRRKVKKEGGDFRIIKKTLARIALKNAGLSQEGLENYKDTLAIAAHPTQDSAFAKLFTQSTKEFPELKIVAGIFDGQNMSRAEVMELAKLPSREELLSRLVGTLIAPVSGFVRVLNGPLTGFTNIINSLATK; this is encoded by the coding sequence ATGCCTTTATTGCATTCCGAAAAAGAAAATATTATTAGTTCGGCAGCTACGGCACTTAAGGGAGCTCGCATGGTTATTTTTGCAGATTTCAAGGGCATCAGCGTCAAAAAAAGCCAGGTATTTAGACGCAAAGTCAAGAAGGAAGGAGGGGATTTTCGTATAATAAAGAAGACTCTTGCGCGCATCGCGCTGAAAAATGCGGGCTTGAGTCAGGAGGGACTTGAAAACTATAAAGACACGCTTGCGATTGCCGCGCATCCAACGCAAGACAGCGCGTTCGCAAAACTCTTCACGCAGTCAACGAAGGAATTCCCGGAGCTGAAAATTGTCGCAGGGATTTTTGATGGCCAGAATATGTCACGAGCGGAAGTTATGGAGCTGGCTAAACTTCCGTCAAGGGAAGAACTGCTCTCCCGCCTTGTAGGAACGCTCATTGCTCCGGTCTCGGGTTTTGTACGGGTGCTTAACGGTCCGCTCACGGGTTTCACAAATATTATTAATTCATTAGCCACTAAGTAA